In one Zobellia galactanivorans genomic region, the following are encoded:
- the sppA gene encoding signal peptide peptidase SppA, producing the protein MKFLRNLLAAIIGCLIAFGVVFVMFIIFIGIVGSSEDTVTIKKNSVLELQLKRPISDYVGDNAMDPFAGALYEQSQGLDEILHAISVAKDDDDIKGISINNNFMMAGLAQTQAIRKALEAFKASGKFVYTYGDFYMQKDYYLASVADSIFMNPVGALDFRGLSSEVLFFKDLQEKTGVKMEVIRHGKYKSAVEPFISNEMSEANRTQIKELIGSLWNSMLEDISKGRNIPSADLNVIADTLGGRTPEYAKETGLLDGVIFFDQYQQKLRNALNLGEDDDMNVVSLDDYVIRSNKKIVKKGADKIAVIFAQGEILYGEGGPDIIGQGIINEAIIEAKEDDKVKAIVLRVNSPGGSALTSDIIWREIELAREKKPVVVSMGNVAASGGYYIAVGADKIFAEPTTITGSIGVFGTIPNMSELAGNIGINAEQVGTNKNSVEYSLFEPMTDNFRNYVQEGIESTYNTFLQRVAQGRNISMAQADSLAQGRVWSGVDAKRMGLVDELGNLEDAIAEAANMAELENYGLKKYPKYKSGFERFMEDLGGASAKVKQGIIEEEIGTEAYSILKQVKSVMEREGVQARMPFVLDIK; encoded by the coding sequence ATGAAATTTTTAAGAAATCTCTTGGCGGCCATCATAGGCTGCCTTATTGCTTTTGGTGTTGTGTTTGTTATGTTCATTATCTTTATTGGTATCGTGGGCAGTTCTGAAGACACGGTGACCATAAAGAAAAATTCGGTTTTAGAGCTGCAGTTAAAACGTCCGATCAGCGATTATGTGGGAGATAATGCAATGGATCCTTTTGCCGGGGCATTGTATGAGCAGTCACAAGGACTTGATGAAATCTTACATGCCATTTCTGTGGCAAAGGACGATGACGATATCAAGGGCATTAGTATCAACAATAATTTTATGATGGCGGGACTTGCCCAAACGCAGGCCATCCGCAAAGCACTTGAGGCATTCAAGGCCAGTGGTAAATTCGTTTATACCTATGGTGATTTTTACATGCAGAAAGATTACTACCTGGCAAGTGTGGCCGATTCTATCTTTATGAACCCGGTCGGGGCCTTAGATTTTAGGGGCTTGTCTTCGGAAGTGTTGTTCTTTAAAGATTTACAGGAAAAGACAGGGGTGAAAATGGAAGTCATACGCCATGGAAAGTATAAGAGCGCCGTTGAGCCTTTTATATCAAATGAAATGAGCGAGGCCAACCGTACCCAAATTAAAGAGTTGATAGGTTCGCTGTGGAATTCAATGCTGGAAGATATTTCTAAAGGAAGGAATATACCTTCTGCCGACCTGAACGTCATTGCCGATACCTTGGGGGGAAGAACCCCTGAATATGCCAAGGAAACAGGACTGTTGGACGGAGTAATTTTCTTTGATCAATACCAGCAGAAACTCAGGAATGCGTTGAACCTTGGTGAAGATGACGATATGAACGTGGTTTCACTAGACGACTATGTCATTCGTTCGAACAAGAAAATCGTTAAAAAAGGAGCCGATAAAATCGCCGTTATTTTTGCACAAGGTGAAATATTGTATGGTGAAGGAGGTCCTGATATTATAGGTCAGGGCATCATCAATGAGGCGATCATAGAAGCCAAGGAAGATGATAAGGTAAAGGCCATTGTACTCAGGGTAAATTCCCCGGGGGGCAGTGCTTTGACCTCCGATATAATTTGGCGGGAAATCGAATTGGCCCGAGAGAAAAAACCTGTGGTGGTGTCCATGGGGAATGTGGCCGCTTCGGGAGGGTACTATATCGCCGTGGGTGCGGATAAAATTTTCGCGGAACCCACAACCATTACGGGTTCCATAGGTGTTTTTGGAACCATACCCAATATGAGTGAACTGGCCGGGAATATCGGTATCAACGCCGAGCAGGTAGGAACCAACAAAAACTCGGTTGAATACTCCCTTTTTGAACCGATGACCGATAATTTCAGGAACTATGTTCAAGAAGGTATTGAGAGTACCTATAATACTTTTTTACAACGGGTAGCCCAAGGGCGTAACATTAGTATGGCCCAGGCGGATAGTTTGGCGCAAGGCCGGGTCTGGAGCGGTGTAGATGCCAAACGGATGGGACTCGTAGATGAACTGGGTAATTTGGAGGATGCCATAGCGGAAGCCGCAAATATGGCCGAGTTAGAGAATTACGGACTCAAAAAATACCCTAAATATAAATCGGGATTCGAAAGGTTTATGGAAGATTTAGGTGGAGCCAGTGCTAAAGTGAAACAAGGGATTATTGAAGAGGAAATAGGAACGGAAGCCTATTCTATATTGAAACAAGTGAAGTCCGTTATGGAAAGGGAAGGGGTTCAGGCACGCATGCCATTTGTACTTGATATCAAATAG